One Bacillota bacterium DNA window includes the following coding sequences:
- a CDS encoding translocation/assembly module TamB domain-containing protein, producing the protein MYVSRRGARIAAGASALTLVAAVCFVVYTHFAALQVAALAKAHDLVQSSLQESLGRKVTVGSITAAGLDSIVVSDVIVPAMPGEGTGAPVLEVDEVAVDYSLLDVIFRRKPLVQTITSVTLVKPVARVGRAPDGGIWPRDLFVSQIVSPDGVEALSGSIIVRDGRVEVTGVPGLRETVALEGIQATVSSVGAGLVWRMSGRTGPKAELRLAAAGTLDMTQKAFACDATVSGAMPAGVLEDLRRALRERPDILAWTGAGLGPELLAYLDAEGKVELSGGKLRVDAHIRPGQDGGRLVRGEVSIAQAGVVARDPAPWLRSLRGVINLASEFQADPAGFSCQGKVSLSTAHAELDGGAAGLGTIEALTQAEVDFWQKPGEALSFEGCADLDIPDVSMGDVVRRTLAGAFYGSANAGIGDGVGTLEVDGPVDASIAFAGQSGKGVEVRGKVTMAAGRMLVDDLVPEVPRVSGDVAWELEFTRDAMGALTCTGRARTERASVTTGRIAGVGDFEGDVRANMAFSAAWGETTSTGESGSPARLAATMAPTYEGEISILSGTVRLSYPALGLTSAKGSVTGQVRLRGEHGGATEYSGRLSVADATVAMTRPREGVKSLESGASGTIEFEGAYPGRARFEGSVDLREGGVTAEFSGPGAGSVSGEARTRGTVRFSGEYPGRIEYRGTMDASRGRLAVRDVPGGLTRWESAAEAHVDFGGAHPGRADFSASCSFPRGEMEISNGPAGIARVSGRTYGRASVTGSLPGDLEYDGRIALEDAAFQLADAPGGIESLSGTADVIVDLAGSSKGGLRYSGVAELVSGQVAATNLPGGVRSLRGPARGDMRFAGTYPGTQEFEGNVSVNGADLVVGEIPGIARSLSGQVAGAMSFRAEGGKVEAFSGKAVVAPATFVSDGVHPGVTVARGPLKMDVEFSSARDGHLDIKGTGAISGAHLRGGRLFPGLANVEGEVDASFDFESTPEGVRYEGTAKIVSGKAALGSDVVPGVERVDGNVVATLDFRGVGGKAGTYSGRARLLGGTIKAGEVTKGIELIEGPVDLDVAFSGGVGTSASYVGQVSIRDASFRASEIVPGMKSVTGKMSGEISFASKPDGSVSYDGSADLTHASFAAGAVYPGITELGGNGKAHFTFSHTGGSGLKGTAEITVTGGILAHNAVGSRVEDIAAQITMSADLIEIKGMTGRLGSSRIEASGWLRPGKRVELDLALKSRDLVLADLGRIGFAGAGGQAAALSGSAAVDLKVRGYYPNLQYSGQLALRRVTVNHPALGVPIEDVSGPVTLSGKKMVTESLQMTVAGLPVTARGEILDPLNPRFDVTLALADADIGRLMSILAPGAAMGDGDERDPDVGSAAPNFANRVSGRGSIVARITGRIGEISTEGSVNFATLAVPAGEKVITATSVKGSFRYADGVLTLREVGAQVADGSVTIEGAMTPGKAWPGPIGSIGSAGLDGEEGAGFPQIRANVKLKGVSAGALGPLILPRAFVLSGTLDGDLVVAGGGRSGPRFDVTGSCRMTSARAAFGKTSFDFASVEASFRGVGGEVTFDRLLARGADGHVDASGTVSLAGGADFRATVSGADLAKLASIAGYEGAGGTLGFAGTVSVRGRDVVADGLADVKRGVISGVEFDSLTGRVKLSRTEARLENVSVRDGKASYLVSGKVGLDGEGGPAIDLSVQINGVPCQDVLSLARHSGAMAAGDLPLRGFLSGEVVVKGPAKSPGILGSVRVSEAELSGVRPERVELDFAFTGGALRIEELKARVGSAEIAAKGVIGSDGALDLAVRAGGMDLARLPVPLPGNLVGGGNASFEGRVAGQLRDPRLEGEVSATNVVLRNVLIPGVAGTVKWNGKEIELAPLAIHDGSGDATVTGVIALEESARGPQGASTLDMQMEVEGLALKTLMDLVKLDFAADASGKVTGQVAIRGDMTAPGVELALQVSNLKVAGVAFTNAVIDARAAGGEIDLRMLKLRQEGGGYLEASGTSKSGGEISFMGSARGFDAGVLASLFGVGYTVSGTLDLAAKIEGTSSDPVATVAMQLTGGVVERVRFDAITARMFFRDGMITIEEGEIVQGGHRASVTGKVPLAGERLAALGIAGPEKREGGLDVAIKMKDASLVFLMMVSDRIEWSEGVANVDLRVTGGLDAPRLQGWASVSGGAVKLALLEDALKDVTARVVFEGSNASINQLSCKLGDGTVSASGTVAFTNGGDPKVDLRLTGTRARISTDQLRAVADARLQVRGAASRPMISGDIKLVRAEFTPSGFGAVSMPVDADLDVAVSTGDDLRIRTKTMDIRASGSVKVGGTLREPSLAGRVEAHRGWFAYFGNEFAVREAVADFREDGGVIPYLEVQADTYAGSTLIHLTLKGTLPDRLTMDLTSSPPKSRDEILALLNYPGALAKILEGDMEGAMKEEIVRILDQELRLQLVGGIERAFEDAFSLDEFRLQRGTSNELTLRIGKYVVDDLYLSYERGFGSQSSGVLRFDYMYGPGVVLTGKFDERGMYTLGVEARLRF; encoded by the coding sequence ATGTACGTATCCCGAAGAGGAGCCAGGATAGCGGCCGGTGCGAGCGCGCTTACGCTCGTTGCGGCCGTGTGTTTCGTCGTATACACCCACTTTGCCGCGCTCCAGGTCGCGGCGCTCGCAAAAGCGCATGACCTCGTTCAATCGTCGCTCCAAGAGAGCCTCGGCCGGAAGGTGACGGTGGGCTCCATCACCGCCGCTGGCCTCGATTCCATCGTGGTGTCAGACGTGATCGTGCCTGCCATGCCTGGGGAAGGAACGGGCGCCCCGGTGCTCGAGGTGGATGAGGTCGCCGTCGATTACTCCCTGCTCGACGTGATCTTCCGGCGCAAGCCTCTCGTCCAGACCATCACTTCCGTGACGCTAGTGAAGCCTGTGGCGAGGGTGGGGCGCGCTCCGGACGGCGGTATCTGGCCGCGTGATCTCTTTGTATCTCAGATCGTGTCGCCCGACGGGGTAGAGGCTCTCTCGGGGTCAATAATCGTCCGGGACGGACGGGTGGAGGTCACAGGGGTTCCGGGGCTGCGGGAGACCGTCGCGCTGGAAGGCATCCAAGCCACGGTCTCATCGGTCGGGGCCGGACTTGTCTGGCGGATGAGCGGGCGGACGGGTCCCAAAGCTGAGCTTCGCCTGGCTGCCGCGGGCACCCTGGACATGACGCAGAAGGCCTTCGCCTGTGACGCCACCGTGTCCGGGGCGATGCCCGCCGGAGTCCTCGAAGACTTGCGCCGGGCGTTGCGCGAGCGACCGGATATCCTAGCATGGACCGGCGCTGGGCTCGGTCCTGAGCTCCTGGCGTACCTCGACGCTGAAGGCAAGGTGGAGCTCAGCGGCGGGAAGTTACGGGTCGACGCGCACATACGACCTGGCCAAGATGGGGGGCGTCTAGTGCGGGGAGAAGTGAGCATCGCGCAAGCCGGCGTGGTGGCGAGGGATCCAGCTCCGTGGTTGCGAAGCCTTCGAGGCGTCATCAACCTTGCCTCGGAGTTCCAAGCGGACCCGGCGGGGTTCTCGTGCCAGGGCAAAGTCTCCCTATCGACCGCGCACGCTGAGCTGGACGGAGGCGCCGCGGGGCTTGGTACTATTGAGGCATTGACGCAGGCAGAAGTGGACTTCTGGCAAAAGCCAGGCGAGGCCCTCAGCTTCGAGGGTTGCGCGGATCTCGATATTCCCGACGTCTCTATGGGAGACGTCGTGAGAAGGACCCTGGCCGGGGCTTTTTACGGGTCGGCCAATGCTGGGATTGGAGACGGCGTGGGGACGCTCGAAGTGGACGGCCCCGTCGACGCATCGATCGCCTTTGCCGGCCAGAGTGGGAAGGGCGTTGAGGTGCGCGGCAAGGTCACCATGGCCGCGGGACGCATGCTCGTGGACGATCTCGTGCCTGAGGTGCCGAGAGTGTCCGGGGACGTCGCCTGGGAGCTAGAGTTTACGCGCGACGCGATGGGGGCGCTCACGTGCACGGGCAGGGCACGAACAGAGAGGGCGTCCGTCACGACCGGGCGCATCGCGGGGGTCGGCGATTTCGAGGGGGATGTTCGAGCGAATATGGCCTTTTCCGCGGCGTGGGGCGAAACGACGTCCACCGGCGAATCGGGGAGTCCTGCTCGGCTAGCGGCCACGATGGCTCCCACCTATGAGGGAGAGATAAGCATCCTCTCGGGAACAGTGAGACTAAGCTACCCGGCCCTGGGGCTTACGTCAGCGAAAGGCTCGGTCACCGGACAGGTCCGCCTGAGAGGCGAACACGGCGGCGCCACGGAGTACTCCGGGAGGCTCAGCGTCGCAGACGCGACCGTTGCCATGACGCGGCCGCGGGAAGGCGTGAAGTCTCTCGAGAGCGGTGCCAGTGGAACCATAGAGTTCGAAGGGGCATATCCCGGCAGGGCAAGGTTCGAGGGAAGCGTGGACCTGAGAGAAGGCGGCGTGACCGCTGAGTTCTCCGGGCCGGGCGCGGGCTCCGTTTCGGGAGAGGCGCGCACCAGAGGCACGGTTCGGTTTTCGGGGGAGTATCCAGGGCGTATCGAATACCGGGGGACGATGGACGCGTCACGGGGTCGCTTGGCGGTTCGCGACGTGCCTGGCGGCCTGACTCGCTGGGAGAGCGCGGCTGAGGCTCACGTGGATTTCGGGGGAGCGCACCCCGGCAGAGCTGATTTCAGCGCCTCATGCTCGTTTCCCAGAGGAGAGATGGAGATCTCAAACGGACCCGCGGGCATCGCCCGAGTGTCCGGGCGCACGTACGGCAGGGCGAGCGTGACCGGGAGCCTCCCGGGCGACTTGGAGTACGATGGACGGATCGCCCTCGAGGATGCCGCATTCCAGCTGGCCGACGCGCCCGGCGGGATAGAGTCGCTCTCTGGAACGGCAGACGTCATCGTCGATCTGGCCGGATCCTCCAAAGGCGGTCTCAGGTACTCTGGAGTCGCGGAGCTCGTCTCCGGGCAGGTGGCTGCCACGAACCTCCCGGGCGGCGTGAGAAGTCTGAGAGGACCAGCTCGGGGCGACATGCGGTTTGCGGGGACGTACCCAGGGACCCAGGAGTTCGAGGGCAACGTGTCTGTGAACGGTGCTGACCTGGTGGTTGGCGAAATACCCGGCATTGCGAGGTCGCTGTCCGGTCAGGTGGCCGGGGCGATGAGCTTCCGTGCGGAGGGCGGCAAGGTCGAGGCTTTCTCGGGCAAGGCGGTCGTAGCGCCGGCCACGTTCGTTTCAGACGGAGTCCACCCTGGGGTGACCGTCGCTCGGGGCCCGTTGAAGATGGACGTGGAATTCTCCTCGGCCCGCGACGGGCATCTCGACATCAAGGGCACAGGGGCGATTTCCGGCGCTCACCTGCGTGGTGGGAGGCTGTTCCCAGGCCTTGCGAACGTGGAAGGCGAGGTCGACGCCTCATTCGACTTCGAGAGCACTCCTGAAGGGGTTAGGTACGAGGGAACGGCGAAGATCGTGTCGGGGAAAGCAGCCCTCGGAAGCGATGTGGTTCCCGGTGTCGAGAGAGTGGACGGAAACGTCGTGGCGACGTTGGACTTCCGTGGTGTCGGGGGAAAGGCCGGTACTTACAGCGGCCGCGCGAGGCTCCTCGGAGGGACCATCAAAGCGGGCGAGGTTACGAAGGGAATTGAGCTGATAGAGGGGCCTGTCGACCTTGATGTGGCCTTCTCCGGGGGGGTCGGAACAAGCGCTTCGTATGTTGGCCAGGTTTCCATACGTGATGCGTCCTTCCGAGCCTCGGAGATAGTCCCCGGCATGAAGAGCGTCACCGGAAAGATGTCCGGCGAGATCTCGTTCGCCAGCAAGCCCGACGGCTCAGTCTCCTACGATGGCAGCGCCGACCTCACGCATGCCTCCTTCGCAGCAGGAGCAGTCTATCCGGGGATCACGGAGCTCGGCGGGAACGGCAAGGCCCACTTCACGTTCTCTCATACCGGAGGCTCCGGGCTGAAAGGCACGGCGGAGATCACCGTGACCGGGGGCATACTTGCCCACAACGCAGTCGGGTCTCGGGTCGAGGACATAGCCGCACAAATCACCATGAGCGCCGATCTCATCGAGATCAAGGGCATGACAGGCCGCCTGGGGTCGTCGAGGATCGAGGCTTCGGGATGGCTTCGTCCGGGGAAGAGAGTGGAGCTGGATCTTGCGCTGAAGAGCAGAGACCTCGTCTTGGCCGACCTCGGAAGGATCGGGTTCGCGGGAGCTGGTGGGCAAGCCGCCGCGCTCTCGGGAAGCGCAGCGGTGGACCTCAAGGTGAGAGGGTACTATCCCAATCTACAGTACAGCGGGCAGTTGGCCCTCAGACGTGTCACGGTGAATCACCCAGCGCTTGGCGTGCCGATAGAGGATGTTTCCGGCCCCGTGACCCTGTCCGGAAAGAAGATGGTGACGGAGTCCCTCCAGATGACCGTCGCGGGGCTCCCGGTGACTGCGCGCGGCGAGATCCTCGATCCCCTTAACCCCCGATTCGACGTCACTCTGGCGTTAGCGGATGCCGATATCGGCCGGCTGATGTCGATACTCGCACCCGGAGCCGCGATGGGCGACGGTGACGAGAGAGACCCCGATGTTGGGTCGGCTGCCCCGAACTTCGCAAACCGCGTCTCGGGCAGAGGATCGATCGTTGCGAGGATAACGGGGAGGATAGGTGAAATCTCCACGGAAGGCTCTGTAAACTTCGCGACGCTTGCCGTCCCGGCGGGGGAAAAGGTCATCACCGCAACGAGCGTGAAGGGGAGCTTTCGGTACGCTGACGGCGTGCTCACACTGAGAGAGGTTGGAGCGCAAGTCGCCGACGGCAGCGTCACCATTGAGGGAGCCATGACGCCGGGCAAGGCCTGGCCGGGACCTATCGGGAGCATTGGGTCAGCGGGCCTCGATGGGGAGGAAGGAGCCGGCTTTCCGCAAATCCGCGCCAATGTAAAGCTCAAGGGGGTTTCGGCCGGAGCGCTAGGACCCCTCATCCTTCCTCGTGCATTCGTCCTGTCGGGAACTCTTGATGGCGATTTAGTGGTCGCCGGAGGCGGCCGGTCAGGCCCGCGATTCGACGTGACGGGGTCGTGCCGGATGACCTCGGCACGCGCAGCGTTCGGGAAGACGAGCTTCGACTTTGCTAGCGTCGAGGCTAGTTTCCGAGGAGTCGGCGGCGAGGTAACGTTTGATCGGCTGCTGGCCAGGGGCGCCGACGGCCACGTGGACGCGAGCGGAACGGTGTCGCTGGCTGGCGGAGCGGACTTCCGCGCGACCGTGAGCGGCGCCGACCTGGCGAAGCTGGCGAGTATCGCCGGGTACGAGGGTGCCGGAGGGACGCTCGGATTTGCGGGGACTGTGTCGGTGCGGGGGCGGGACGTCGTCGCGGACGGGCTCGCGGACGTGAAGAGAGGCGTCATCTCAGGCGTTGAGTTTGACTCGCTCACCGGACGAGTCAAACTCTCCCGCACCGAGGCGCGTCTCGAGAACGTGAGCGTGCGCGACGGGAAGGCGTCCTACCTGGTATCAGGGAAGGTAGGTCTCGATGGAGAAGGCGGGCCTGCGATAGACCTGTCAGTCCAGATAAACGGCGTGCCATGTCAAGACGTTCTCTCTCTAGCTAGGCACTCAGGGGCGATGGCCGCGGGCGACCTTCCACTGAGAGGCTTCCTCTCAGGCGAGGTGGTTGTGAAAGGCCCGGCCAAGAGCCCGGGGATCTTGGGTTCGGTGAGAGTGTCCGAGGCTGAGCTATCAGGAGTCAGGCCGGAGCGAGTCGAGCTGGACTTCGCGTTCACCGGGGGCGCGCTCCGCATTGAGGAGCTCAAGGCAAGGGTGGGATCCGCTGAGATTGCGGCGAAGGGTGTGATAGGTTCGGACGGGGCTCTGGATCTCGCGGTCAGGGCAGGTGGGATGGACCTTGCCAGGCTGCCCGTGCCCCTTCCCGGGAACCTGGTTGGTGGCGGGAACGCCTCGTTCGAGGGAAGAGTCGCCGGGCAATTGAGGGATCCGCGCCTGGAAGGAGAGGTATCCGCGACGAACGTGGTCTTGCGGAACGTCCTCATTCCAGGAGTCGCTGGCACTGTCAAGTGGAACGGAAAGGAGATCGAGCTTGCGCCGCTCGCCATTCACGACGGAAGCGGCGATGCGACTGTCACGGGCGTCATCGCTCTCGAGGAGAGCGCGAGGGGACCTCAGGGCGCTTCCACGCTCGACATGCAGATGGAGGTGGAGGGGCTCGCCCTCAAGACATTGATGGACCTCGTCAAGCTGGATTTTGCCGCCGACGCCTCGGGTAAGGTCACCGGCCAGGTGGCGATCCGGGGCGACATGACCGCTCCTGGTGTAGAGCTCGCGCTTCAAGTTTCAAACCTCAAGGTTGCGGGCGTCGCCTTCACGAACGCCGTCATAGACGCGAGGGCTGCCGGGGGAGAGATCGACCTGCGGATGCTGAAGCTCCGCCAGGAAGGTGGCGGTTACCTCGAGGCGAGCGGGACGTCCAAGAGCGGGGGCGAGATCTCGTTCATGGGGTCCGCGCGAGGCTTCGACGCAGGCGTGCTGGCGAGCCTTTTCGGCGTCGGGTACACCGTGAGCGGCACGCTGGACCTCGCCGCCAAGATCGAGGGCACGTCGTCGGATCCGGTGGCCACCGTTGCCATGCAGCTCACCGGCGGGGTTGTGGAAAGGGTGAGGTTCGACGCAATCACAGCTAGAATGTTTTTCAGGGACGGCATGATAACGATCGAAGAGGGTGAGATCGTCCAGGGCGGCCACCGCGCGAGCGTCACAGGCAAGGTGCCCCTCGCAGGCGAGCGTTTGGCGGCCTTGGGGATCGCCGGGCCGGAGAAACGAGAGGGCGGATTGGACGTCGCCATCAAGATGAAAGACGCCAGCCTCGTCTTTCTGATGATGGTGTCTGACCGGATCGAGTGGTCCGAGGGTGTGGCGAACGTGGACCTTCGGGTGACGGGAGGCCTTGACGCCCCGAGGCTCCAAGGCTGGGCAAGCGTGAGCGGAGGCGCTGTGAAGCTGGCGCTCCTCGAGGACGCTCTGAAGGACGTGACCGCCAGGGTGGTCTTCGAGGGCTCCAATGCTTCCATTAACCAGCTCTCGTGTAAGCTGGGCGACGGCACCGTGAGCGCGTCGGGGACGGTTGCCTTCACCAACGGCGGAGACCCGAAAGTGGACCTCAGGTTGACTGGCACGCGGGCACGGATCAGCACGGATCAGCTCCGCGCGGTCGCCGACGCGCGTCTCCAAGTGCGCGGGGCAGCCAGCCGGCCTATGATCAGCGGCGATATCAAACTGGTAAGAGCGGAGTTCACACCGTCTGGCTTCGGGGCTGTGTCCATGCCGGTGGACGCGGACCTCGACGTCGCGGTGTCCACCGGGGACGATCTCAGAATCCGGACGAAGACCATGGACATACGTGCGTCGGGCAGCGTCAAGGTGGGCGGCACCCTGAGGGAGCCGAGCCTGGCGGGCAGAGTGGAGGCGCACCGCGGGTGGTTCGCGTACTTCGGAAACGAATTTGCGGTGCGGGAGGCCGTGGCGGACTTCCGGGAAGATGGCGGAGTGATACCGTACCTGGAGGTCCAGGCCGACACGTACGCGGGATCCACTCTGATACATCTCACGTTGAAAGGGACGCTGCCGGACAGGCTCACTATGGATCTCACGTCGAGTCCACCGAAGAGCCGCGACGAGATCTTGGCGCTCTTGAATTACCCGGGAGCTTTGGCGAAGATCCTCGAGGGGGACATGGAGGGCGCCATGAAGGAAGAGATCGTGCGCATTCTCGACCAGGAACTCAGGCTGCAGCTGGTGGGGGGCATAGAGAGAGCTTTCGAGGACGCCTTCTCTCTGGACGAGTTCCGATTGCAAAGGGGTACGTCCAACGAGTTGACCCTCAGGATAGGAAAGTATGTCGTCGACGATCTTTACCTAAGCTACGAGAGGGGTTTCGGATCGCAGTCCTCGGGGGTGTTGAGGTTCGATTACATGTACGGTCCGGGGGTCGTGCTCACGGGGAAGTTCGACGAGCGAGGAATGTATACTCTCGGTGTTGAGGCCAGGTTGCGGTTCTGA
- the lpxD gene encoding UDP-3-O-(3-hydroxymyristoyl)glucosamine N-acyltransferase, which yields METRREQTLGDIARIVGGELFGDPMVLITGVSPIDTAGPGEITFAEDSRRAVCAAKGQAAAVVVPRGVRLDGKPFIAVDNPRLAFAEVLEVFRPEPGVPAEGIDPRSAVDPTAIVSARVRIGPNVTVEAGATIGEKVVLYPGVYIGRDATVGAGTVIHPNVVVGERVVIGRNVIIHAGVVIGADGFGYVESGGVRHKIPQIGTVIIEDDVEIGANACVDRATMGATVIGRGTKVDNLVQIGHNVKVGEDCVIVGLTGVGGSSEIGASSTIAGGVGVKDHVKIGPRSVVAAHALVCTNVPPGAFVSGSPARPHREQLAIDAAARKLPELLERVRLLEAEIEEMKRAR from the coding sequence ATGGAGACGCGCAGGGAGCAGACGCTTGGGGATATCGCGCGGATTGTCGGGGGGGAGCTCTTTGGGGACCCCATGGTTCTCATCACGGGGGTTTCACCAATCGACACCGCAGGTCCGGGTGAGATCACGTTTGCCGAGGACTCCAGGAGGGCCGTCTGCGCGGCCAAAGGGCAGGCGGCAGCGGTGGTCGTGCCTCGCGGAGTCAGGCTTGACGGGAAACCCTTCATAGCTGTGGACAACCCGAGGCTTGCGTTCGCCGAGGTCCTCGAGGTCTTCAGGCCAGAGCCTGGCGTGCCGGCAGAGGGCATTGACCCGCGTAGCGCCGTCGACCCGACTGCGATCGTTTCGGCGCGAGTGAGGATCGGGCCGAACGTGACTGTTGAGGCAGGGGCGACCATCGGCGAGAAGGTCGTCCTTTACCCGGGTGTATACATAGGTCGCGACGCGACTGTGGGAGCCGGTACGGTCATCCACCCCAACGTGGTGGTCGGGGAGAGGGTCGTCATCGGGAGGAACGTCATCATCCACGCCGGTGTTGTCATAGGTGCCGACGGTTTCGGGTACGTGGAGTCGGGTGGAGTGCGTCACAAGATCCCGCAGATAGGCACGGTCATCATCGAGGATGACGTGGAGATCGGCGCCAATGCGTGCGTGGACAGAGCAACGATGGGAGCCACAGTGATCGGCAGGGGTACCAAGGTGGACAACCTGGTGCAGATCGGTCACAACGTGAAGGTCGGTGAGGACTGCGTCATTGTCGGCTTAACGGGTGTGGGAGGGTCAAGCGAGATAGGTGCCTCGTCGACCATTGCCGGCGGTGTGGGGGTCAAAGACCATGTCAAGATAGGGCCTCGCAGCGTCGTTGCGGCACACGCCCTGGTTTGCACGAACGTGCCGCCGGGAGCATTCGTCTCGGGAAGCCCTGCCCGCCCACACCGAGAACAGCTAGCTATCGACGCGGCCGCGCGCAAGCTGCCCGAACTCCTGGAGCGCGTGCGCTTGCTGGAAGCAGAGATCGAGGAGATGAAGAGAGCCCGCTGA
- a CDS encoding OmpH family outer membrane protein, translated as MLKSSTKVLGVLVIVGAAIAVIVSLNGSSVLRAAGDSSVVGFVYSPKIIAAVEGSAEYSKARKTYEDFAQKLQKDYDSQAQGMDDQTKKAKLAELEQKLAAKQVELNKPFQERIQKAIEEVAKSEGVSVVLSQRVEFEAFVPVRGKDEQIVGSQPAPVSLPIVVTGGKDLTDLVIKKLGVK; from the coding sequence ATGCTCAAGAGCTCGACGAAAGTGCTTGGTGTTCTCGTGATCGTGGGCGCCGCAATCGCTGTCATCGTGAGCCTCAACGGGTCTTCAGTGTTGCGCGCCGCTGGTGACTCGTCCGTCGTGGGGTTCGTTTACTCACCGAAGATAATCGCTGCCGTTGAAGGCTCGGCGGAATACTCGAAGGCGAGGAAGACCTACGAGGACTTCGCGCAGAAGCTGCAGAAAGACTATGACTCCCAGGCTCAGGGAATGGACGACCAGACCAAGAAGGCCAAGCTGGCAGAGCTTGAGCAGAAGCTTGCCGCGAAGCAAGTGGAGCTCAACAAGCCTTTCCAGGAGAGAATCCAGAAGGCCATAGAGGAAGTTGCTAAGAGCGAGGGCGTGTCGGTAGTTCTCAGCCAGCGCGTGGAGTTCGAGGCGTTCGTGCCGGTCCGTGGGAAAGACGAGCAGATCGTTGGATCTCAGCCTGCTCCCGTATCGTTGCCGATCGTGGTGACCGGCGGCAAGGATCTCACGGATCTCGTCATAAAGAAGCTAGGCGTTAAGTAG
- a CDS encoding BamA/TamA family outer membrane protein, with translation MSQFSGLQAKKRRMFLAAFAALVITLGLSLVSAGAFAQVPSGEKVVAVEVDGLKSVPSETVMEVLKVKVGDTLTEQAVRSDMQAINDLGLFFNVSARFHPHLGGIRLVYEVVENPKVKSIVFQGNEAVATDKLDLLMSIKPGEILNVRKLNGDLERILKYYYNEGYSARFTDVNISEHGDVTIVLEELRVSEIKIEGNAKTKEYVIRRQIKTEPGELLNVNKLREDQRRLGNLGIFESVDIKLDLDEAKKGYVVSYVVKEAKTGSASLGAGWSSAEGFIGYIEYAEDNLLGRQQRVNINWQFGGGRNSYELGFYDPWLDSHRTSFGINLYNRTSRVGRDWDAERYEWIGAGEHPQSVTYSEQRRGGSVSLGRPLNLDTRVSLSLRIDATKLTPLPEGGESEAEWRWLEGKDPSGDTRSLTLSLVNDTRDHYMNPTSGSFKQASAEVAGGLLGGDYTFGKYQAEGGVYREVLRNQVIALHLAAGVSTGTLPPHEQYRIGGSESIRGYDYGEFYGDKMVLANVEYRFQIIKGLQGVVFVDTGATWLKDEPMSLADLSTGAGVGVRIDTPIGMLRIDYGVGKQGGQAYFGFGQMF, from the coding sequence GTGAGCCAGTTTTCCGGTCTTCAAGCCAAGAAACGTCGCATGTTTCTCGCAGCATTCGCCGCACTGGTGATCACGCTGGGCTTGAGCCTCGTGTCCGCCGGTGCGTTCGCACAGGTCCCGTCGGGTGAGAAGGTAGTCGCAGTGGAGGTCGACGGCCTGAAGAGCGTGCCGTCGGAGACCGTGATGGAAGTCCTCAAGGTGAAGGTGGGCGACACGCTGACGGAGCAGGCGGTCAGGTCCGATATGCAGGCTATCAATGACCTCGGTCTCTTCTTCAACGTTTCGGCGAGATTCCATCCGCACCTGGGCGGGATAAGGTTGGTGTATGAAGTCGTCGAAAACCCGAAGGTGAAGAGCATTGTCTTCCAAGGCAACGAGGCGGTCGCCACGGACAAGCTAGACTTGCTGATGAGCATAAAGCCCGGAGAGATCCTGAACGTCAGGAAGCTCAACGGAGACCTCGAACGCATCCTCAAGTACTACTACAACGAGGGTTACTCAGCCAGGTTCACCGACGTGAACATCTCGGAGCATGGAGACGTCACGATAGTCCTGGAAGAGCTTCGCGTGAGCGAGATCAAGATCGAAGGGAACGCGAAAACCAAAGAGTACGTGATCCGCAGACAGATCAAGACCGAACCCGGGGAGCTCCTGAACGTGAACAAGCTGCGCGAGGATCAGCGTCGGCTCGGGAACCTGGGCATCTTCGAGAGCGTTGACATCAAGTTGGACCTTGACGAGGCCAAGAAAGGGTACGTGGTGAGTTACGTGGTGAAGGAGGCCAAGACGGGGAGCGCCTCCCTGGGCGCGGGATGGAGCTCTGCGGAGGGGTTCATCGGATACATAGAGTATGCCGAGGACAATCTCCTCGGGAGGCAACAGCGGGTGAACATCAACTGGCAGTTCGGCGGAGGTCGTAACTCGTACGAGCTAGGGTTCTATGATCCGTGGCTTGACAGCCATCGCACGTCGTTTGGAATCAACCTCTACAACCGAACGTCGCGGGTGGGAAGGGACTGGGACGCAGAGCGGTATGAGTGGATAGGAGCGGGTGAGCATCCACAGAGCGTGACGTACAGCGAGCAACGCAGGGGTGGAAGCGTGTCGCTGGGACGTCCCCTCAATCTGGACACTCGCGTATCCCTCTCGCTAAGGATCGATGCCACTAAGCTCACGCCGCTGCCGGAGGGCGGAGAGAGCGAAGCCGAGTGGAGGTGGCTTGAGGGTAAGGACCCGAGCGGGGACACGAGGAGCCTGACCCTGTCGCTTGTCAACGATACGCGTGACCACTACATGAACCCCACGAGCGGGAGCTTCAAGCAGGCCTCCGCCGAGGTGGCGGGCGGGCTACTGGGCGGAGACTACACTTTCGGGAAGTATCAGGCCGAAGGCGGCGTCTACCGGGAGGTTCTCCGCAATCAGGTGATTGCGCTCCACCTTGCCGCCGGTGTTTCGACCGGCACGCTGCCTCCGCACGAGCAGTATCGCATAGGCGGCTCTGAGTCTATTCGTGGCTACGACTACGGGGAGTTCTACGGGGACAAGATGGTCCTCGCGAACGTAGAGTACCGGTTCCAAATCATCAAAGGTCTGCAGGGTGTCGTCTTCGTGGACACCGGCGCGACTTGGCTCAAAGACGAGCCCATGAGCCTGGCGGATCTTTCAACCGGGGCGGGGGTGGGAGTGCGGATAGACACTCCCATAGGAATGCTTCGGATAGACTACGGCGTGGGCAAACAAGGTGGCCAGGCGTACTTCGGTTTCGGGCAGATGTTCTAG